From Lolium perenne isolate Kyuss_39 chromosome 5, Kyuss_2.0, whole genome shotgun sequence, a single genomic window includes:
- the LOC127298158 gene encoding E3 ubiquitin-protein ligase RSL1-like, which translates to MGSKPAPPLAEHLSSPVMAASTTTDDPSFPIYISSDEDDDIAILGTSSGSDEIQIQKAILLSIDPSASPSATRTSKESIPDRKGKRAKFPRQVIDVDDIVEVVDVDDDDSVILLEVVANGKVKNPSNGAVFKVGGKSSRRATTIDRFYCTICTETVSGIQRFPVAGCAHAFCASCVGQYIAARVEQNLLSVGCPDPGCKGGVLHPEDCRRVIPPPLFDRWGAALCEAALPGELKFYCPFKDCSALLVDDTSPGDAAAVLTNVECPHCNRLFCARCKVPWHDGVQCAEFQRLGEDERGRDDLLLRKVAQQRRWGRCPRCRMYVEKVSGCDSMRCR; encoded by the coding sequence ATGGGAAGCAAGCCAGCGCCGCCGCTGGCCGAACACCTGTCGTCGCCGGTCATGgcggcctccaccaccaccgacgatCCATCCTTCCCCATCTACATCTcatccgacgaggacgacgacataGCAATCCTTGGCACTTCCAGTGGCTCCGACGAGATTCAGATCCAGAAGGCCATCCTCCTCTCCATCGACCCCTCGGCCTCGCCCTCCGCCACCAGAACCTCGAAAGAATCCATTCCAGACCGCAAAGGCAAGCGTGCAAAGTTCCCGCGTCAAGTCATCGATGTGGATGATATAGTTGAAGTCGTCGACGTGGATGACGATGACAGCGTGATCTTGCTCGAAGTGGTAGCCAACGGAAAGGTGAAAAACCCGAGCAATGGCGCGGTGTTCAAGGTCGGTGGCAAAAGCTCCCGCAGAGCCACGACCATCGACCGGTTCTACTGCACAATCTGCACGGAGACGGTCTCCGGCATACAGCGCTTCCCCGTCGCCGGATGCGCGCACGCGTTCTGCGCCAGCTGCGTGGGGCAGTACATCGCCGCGAGGGTCGAGCAGAACTTGCTGTCCGTCGGCTGCCCCGATCCGGGCTGCAAGGGCGGCGTGCTGCACCCGGAGGACTGCAGGCGCGTGATCCCGCCTCCGCTGTTCGACAGGTGGGGCGCGGCGCTCTGCGAAGCAGCGCTCCCTGGGGAGCTCAAGTTCTACTGCCCCTTCAAGGACTGCTCGGCGCTGCTGGTCGACGACACCAGCCCTGGGGACGCGGCGGCGGTATTAACGAACGTGGAGTGCCCCCACTGCAACCGGCTGTTCTGCGCGCGGTGCAAGGTGCCGTGGCACGACGGCGTCCAGTGCGCCGAGTTCCAGCGGCTCGGCGAGGACGAGCGTGGCCGGGACGACCTGCTGCTCAGGAAGGTCGCGCAGCAGCGGAGGTGGGGGAGGTGCCCCAGGTGCAGGATGTACGTCGAGAAGGTGTCCGGCTGCGACTCCATGCGCTGCAGGTAA
- the LOC127301548 gene encoding uncharacterized protein isoform X1 produces MEATATADDTDFPVYISDEEEDGLSILGASYNAEEIQIQEAILLSIDSSRAATAAPSSSSSASSPVPPAGPDVAGPSGESTEESPRDRKGKRQLSSEEDDPSESRKRRKRSRFRCAICMEKVQLSEQFLVSHCQHAFCRGCVGRYVAGKVGENAGSIPCPDPECAEGLVEMEPCRGIVPPELLDRWSVTLCESALGNEKYYCPFKDCSALLIKDRDEPVKIRDTECPHCHRMFCARCRVPWHDGIKCKEFRKLGDDEKGEVDLKLKKLANKKKWQRCPSCQMYVSRVDGCLLMQCRCKQYFCYHCAAPMRKDLHYCKNCNH; encoded by the exons ATGgaggccaccgccaccgccgacgACACAGACTTTCCCGTCTAcatctccgacgaggaggaagacggCCTCTCCATTCTCGGCGCCTCCTACAATGCGGAGGAGATCCAGATCCAGGAGGCCATCCTCCTCTCCATCGACTCCTCCCGCGCCGCAACCGCCGccccctcctcgtcctcctccgcctcctccccgGTACCCCCCGCCGGACCCGACGTCGCCGGGCCCTCCGGAGAGTCCACCGAAGAATCCCCTCGCGACCGCAAGGGCAAGCGCCAGCTATCATCGGAAG AAGATGACCCGAGCGAGTCGAGGAAGCGGCGGAAGCGCAGCCGCTTCAGGTGCGCCATCTGCATGGAGAAGGTCCAGCTCTCGGAGCAGTTCCTCGTGAGCCACTGCCAGCACGCCTTCTGCAGGGGCTGTGTGGGGCGGTACGTCGCCGGCAAGGTCGGCGAGAACGCGGGCTCCATACCGTGCCCCGACCCGGAATGCGCAGAGGGGCTCGTCGAGATGGAGCCGTGCCGAGGCATCGTGCCGCCGGAGCTGCTCGACCGCTGGAGCGTCACCCTCTGCGAGTCGGCGCTGGGGAATGAGAAGTACTACTGCCCGTTCAAGGACTGCTCAGCCTTGCTGATCAAGGACAGGGACGAGCCGGTGAAGATCAGGGACACCGAGTGCCCGCACTGCCACCGGATGTTCTGCGCGCGGTGCCGCGTGCCGTGGCAcgatgggatcaagtgcaaggagTTCAGGAAGCTTGGGGATGATGAGAAAGGGGAGGTTGATCTGAAGCTGAAGAAGCTGGCCAACAAGAAGAAATGGCAGAGGTGCCCCAGTTGCCAGATGTACGTCTCCAGGGTCGACGGATGCTTGCTCATGCAGTGCAG GTGCAAACAATACTTCTGTTACCATTGTGCTGCTCCAATGAGAAAAGATCTTCACTATTGTAAGAATTGCAACCACTAG
- the LOC127301548 gene encoding uncharacterized protein isoform X2, which yields MEATATADDTDFPVYISDEEEDGLSILGASYNAEEIQIQEAILLSIDSSRAATAAPSSSSSASSPVPPAGPDVAGPSGESTEESPRDRKGKRQLSSEDDPSESRKRRKRSRFRCAICMEKVQLSEQFLVSHCQHAFCRGCVGRYVAGKVGENAGSIPCPDPECAEGLVEMEPCRGIVPPELLDRWSVTLCESALGNEKYYCPFKDCSALLIKDRDEPVKIRDTECPHCHRMFCARCRVPWHDGIKCKEFRKLGDDEKGEVDLKLKKLANKKKWQRCPSCQMYVSRVDGCLLMQCRCKQYFCYHCAAPMRKDLHYCKNCNH from the exons ATGgaggccaccgccaccgccgacgACACAGACTTTCCCGTCTAcatctccgacgaggaggaagacggCCTCTCCATTCTCGGCGCCTCCTACAATGCGGAGGAGATCCAGATCCAGGAGGCCATCCTCCTCTCCATCGACTCCTCCCGCGCCGCAACCGCCGccccctcctcgtcctcctccgcctcctccccgGTACCCCCCGCCGGACCCGACGTCGCCGGGCCCTCCGGAGAGTCCACCGAAGAATCCCCTCGCGACCGCAAGGGCAAGCGCCAGCTATCATCGGAAG ATGACCCGAGCGAGTCGAGGAAGCGGCGGAAGCGCAGCCGCTTCAGGTGCGCCATCTGCATGGAGAAGGTCCAGCTCTCGGAGCAGTTCCTCGTGAGCCACTGCCAGCACGCCTTCTGCAGGGGCTGTGTGGGGCGGTACGTCGCCGGCAAGGTCGGCGAGAACGCGGGCTCCATACCGTGCCCCGACCCGGAATGCGCAGAGGGGCTCGTCGAGATGGAGCCGTGCCGAGGCATCGTGCCGCCGGAGCTGCTCGACCGCTGGAGCGTCACCCTCTGCGAGTCGGCGCTGGGGAATGAGAAGTACTACTGCCCGTTCAAGGACTGCTCAGCCTTGCTGATCAAGGACAGGGACGAGCCGGTGAAGATCAGGGACACCGAGTGCCCGCACTGCCACCGGATGTTCTGCGCGCGGTGCCGCGTGCCGTGGCAcgatgggatcaagtgcaaggagTTCAGGAAGCTTGGGGATGATGAGAAAGGGGAGGTTGATCTGAAGCTGAAGAAGCTGGCCAACAAGAAGAAATGGCAGAGGTGCCCCAGTTGCCAGATGTACGTCTCCAGGGTCGACGGATGCTTGCTCATGCAGTGCAG GTGCAAACAATACTTCTGTTACCATTGTGCTGCTCCAATGAGAAAAGATCTTCACTATTGTAAGAATTGCAACCACTAG